A window from Ureaplasma parvum serovar 3 str. ATCC 27815 encodes these proteins:
- a CDS encoding HAD family hydrolase, with protein MTKKLIVFDFDGTIMHTHTTMSLSIIGVLEFYNHHIPSLKEMNDLLGNLSMVNIFKKYAKHDLLNIEIEMMISKYYEIYESSLFMIHSYFFDGILDLIKKLKSLNNNVKLAILSNKRSSLLATMVDYYNLRPYFDYIFGAEDVEQMKPDPSGLLKIMNNCNVDHKNTLLIGDSIADLKAAINANCHFILVNWEPQYQKHMETIINLKPLIVKTIDELETQINHFLY; from the coding sequence ATGACCAAAAAACTGATTGTTTTTGATTTTGATGGTACAATTATGCACACGCATACAACTATGAGCCTATCTATTATTGGTGTTTTAGAATTTTATAATCATCATATACCAAGTTTAAAAGAAATGAACGATCTGTTAGGTAATCTTTCTATGGTAAATATTTTTAAAAAGTATGCTAAACACGATCTTTTAAATATCGAAATTGAAATGATGATTTCTAAATATTATGAAATATATGAATCTTCGCTTTTTATGATCCATAGTTATTTTTTTGATGGTATTTTAGACCTAATCAAAAAATTAAAATCACTTAATAATAATGTTAAATTAGCAATTTTATCAAATAAACGATCTTCTTTATTAGCAACAATGGTTGATTATTATAATTTACGACCTTATTTTGATTATATTTTTGGTGCTGAAGATGTCGAACAAATGAAGCCAGATCCTAGTGGTTTACTAAAAATTATGAACAACTGTAATGTTGATCATAAAAATACTTTATTGATTGGTGATAGTATAGCTGATTTAAAAGCAGCTATAAATGCTAATTGTCATTTTATTTTAGTTAATTGAGAACCACAATATCAAAAGCACATGGAAACAATTATTAATTTAAAACCTCTTATTGTTAAAACAATTGATGAACTAGAAACACAAATTAACCACTTTTTATATTAA
- the upp gene encoding uracil phosphoribosyltransferase, with the protein MHKIINHPLIKDKLTRMRKVSTVSTVFRTNLEELTQLMVYEATKDLELNEIEIETPVVKVAKGYKLKNKICLIPILRAGIGMVDGVKSLIPTATIGHIGLYRNEQTLKPVEYFKKFPKNISESDVIILDPMLATGGSVVEAVNIIKKYNPKSIKFVCIVAAPEGLKYVQEVHPEVDVYIAALDDKLNENGYITPGLGDAGDRIFGTK; encoded by the coding sequence ATGCATAAAATAATTAATCACCCATTAATTAAAGATAAACTAACACGTATGCGAAAAGTTTCAACAGTTTCTACTGTTTTTCGTACAAATTTAGAAGAACTTACACAATTGATGGTTTATGAAGCAACAAAAGATTTAGAGTTAAATGAAATAGAAATTGAAACTCCTGTTGTTAAGGTTGCAAAAGGTTATAAATTAAAAAATAAAATTTGTTTAATACCTATTTTGCGCGCTGGAATTGGAATGGTTGATGGTGTTAAAAGTTTAATTCCAACAGCCACAATCGGTCATATCGGTTTATATCGTAATGAACAAACACTAAAACCAGTAGAATATTTTAAAAAATTTCCTAAAAATATTTCTGAATCAGATGTTATTATTTTAGATCCAATGTTAGCAACAGGAGGTAGTGTTGTTGAAGCTGTTAATATTATTAAAAAATACAATCCAAAATCCATTAAATTTGTATGTATTGTTGCAGCTCCAGAAGGTCTTAAATATGTTCAAGAAGTTCATCCTGAAGTTGATGTTTATATCGCAGCATTAGATGATAAATTAAATGAAAATGGATATATCACTCCTGGTTTAGGTGATGCTGGTGATCGAATTTTCGGTACTAAATAA
- the tyrS gene encoding tyrosine--tRNA ligase — MHSLIKDLKARNLINNITNEEKLIKALEKNKGIYVGFDPSADSLHLGNYIMIMLLKRFRLYNIKTLALVGGATGMIGDPSGKSAERNLLDKTILEKNIAKIKFQLEKFTNSQVINNYVFYENMTFLDFLRDVGKLININYLLEKEIINSRLSVGISYTEFSYNLLQGYDFLQLYKNDNIAIQAGGSDQWGNITTGIEMIRKNLGDDNIACGLTINLLTNSEGKKFGKSEKGAIYLDENKSTVYEMYQFLINQSDADVEKLLNFLTLIDVEEIKKIMQAHKNNPALRVAQKALAKAVVVDIHGQQKYEQALHISEVLFNGSISTLNQEELEIAIKSLPATKLDKDEIKIIDLLNLANISSSNRIARDFLNTGSILINDIKINDENFLVKKQDAINQKFSIIRKGKRNYFLILWNKD; from the coding sequence ATGCATAGTTTAATTAAGGATTTAAAAGCACGAAACTTAATCAATAATATAACTAATGAAGAAAAATTAATAAAAGCTTTAGAGAAAAATAAAGGAATTTATGTAGGTTTTGATCCTTCAGCTGATAGTTTACACTTAGGTAATTATATTATGATAATGTTATTAAAACGCTTTCGTTTATATAACATTAAAACATTAGCGCTTGTTGGTGGTGCTACAGGAATGATTGGTGATCCAAGTGGTAAATCCGCTGAACGTAATTTATTAGATAAAACAATTTTAGAAAAAAATATTGCAAAAATAAAATTTCAACTTGAAAAATTTACTAATTCTCAAGTTATTAATAATTATGTTTTTTATGAAAATATGACTTTTTTAGATTTTTTGCGTGATGTTGGAAAGTTAATCAACATTAATTATTTATTAGAAAAAGAAATTATTAATTCTCGTTTATCTGTTGGTATTTCATATACAGAATTTAGTTATAATTTGCTACAAGGTTATGATTTTTTACAATTATATAAAAATGATAACATAGCCATTCAAGCTGGTGGTAGTGATCAATGGGGTAACATTACAACTGGAATTGAAATGATTCGAAAAAATTTAGGTGATGACAATATCGCTTGTGGATTGACAATTAATTTATTAACAAATTCAGAAGGTAAAAAATTTGGTAAAAGTGAAAAAGGTGCTATTTATTTAGACGAAAATAAATCAACTGTTTATGAAATGTATCAGTTTTTAATTAATCAAAGCGATGCTGATGTAGAAAAATTACTTAATTTTTTAACATTAATTGATGTTGAAGAAATAAAAAAAATAATGCAAGCTCATAAAAATAATCCCGCTTTACGAGTTGCACAAAAAGCATTGGCTAAAGCTGTTGTTGTTGATATACATGGACAACAAAAATATGAACAAGCATTACATATTAGCGAAGTACTATTTAATGGTAGTATTAGTACATTAAATCAAGAAGAATTAGAAATCGCAATTAAGAGTTTACCTGCAACAAAATTAGACAAAGATGAAATTAAAATAATTGATTTATTAAATTTAGCTAATATTTCATCAAGTAACCGTATAGCACGAGATTTTTTAAATACAGGATCAATTTTAATTAATGATATTAAAATAAATGATGAAAATTTTTTAGTCAAGAAACAAGATGCTATTAATCAAAAATTTAGTATTATTAGAAAAGGTAAACGAAATTATTTTTTAATTTTATGAAATAAAGATTAA
- a CDS encoding dihydrofolate reductase, with product MLKLIWCQTLNGGISKNNKLPWYIKEELDHFYKTTKNHKIIMGKNTFDSLDQKPLNNRTNIIFSSIMQTPEDESYFVTNDFQQVLNDAKKEDIFIIGGKELFDIFLAYADVLIVSVLKDYYDCDLYMKVDYNNFNLDKQDVYDNFIVNYYSNKKEK from the coding sequence ATGTTAAAGTTAATTTGATGTCAAACATTGAATGGTGGTATATCAAAAAATAATAAATTACCATGATATATAAAAGAAGAATTAGATCATTTTTATAAAACAACAAAAAACCATAAAATTATAATGGGTAAAAACACTTTTGATTCATTAGATCAAAAACCATTAAATAATCGAACAAATATCATTTTTTCTTCAATTATGCAAACACCAGAAGACGAATCGTATTTTGTGACAAATGATTTTCAACAAGTATTAAACGATGCTAAAAAAGAGGATATTTTTATTATTGGCGGCAAGGAATTATTTGATATTTTTTTAGCTTATGCAGATGTTTTAATTGTTTCTGTATTAAAAGATTATTATGATTGTGATCTATACATGAAAGTTGATTATAATAATTTTAATTTAGATAAACAAGATGTTTATGATAATTTTATTGTTAATTATTATTCAAATAAGAAGGAAAAATAA